One Ahaetulla prasina isolate Xishuangbanna chromosome 10, ASM2864084v1, whole genome shotgun sequence genomic region harbors:
- the RASGRP4 gene encoding RAS guanyl-releasing protein 4 isoform X1: protein MIRRESKRRSRTEAAGRMDSSTLPGASKIYRRKSRRHMTCPNPREINQALACISLGELNRSCTLEELIEKCLRSFGTVAGDVDGNLCTSDFMVNMTLTAHSWVVPSAELARRLLTLYQESAQDKNPSRQLRICHFVRYWLVNYPEAFHLDPHLEEVITEILEVVRNQGPAGHNNLLDTSCMVSHTWNRSLSCQHSPAAGKKRKVSLLFDHLDPGELADHLSYLEFKAFCRLSYLDFQNYVLRGSVHGISALERAITLFNSISQWVQVMILKRPTAQQRAEVFTKFIHVTQKLRQLQNFNTLMAIVGGLCHTTIARLKETHALLPSEVTKVLAEMTELLSSSGNYGAYRRAYADCKDFKIPIVGVHLKDLVTLHEALPDRVEGGRLNLSKLQRLYEPVWEFRLQQRAQPPFEANKDLVHLLTLSLDLYYSEEEIYALSYSREPRSLKLLPSTQFKPPVVVEWAPRVANKPDRLAVKRHIQQMVESVFKNYDPDQRGCISQEDFKTISMSFPFSFYGLEREREGTWNREDLLEYFMRACAIFSKLGLVVLHDFQEVTFKKPTFCNHCGGFLWGVSKQGYRCRDCAMICHKHCKNHVEVECHTHRFPSSSSSSSDSTSRTSTATLAMSHHPSSGSEEDMFLFPPGWEQGKSPVVSLSSSPGSRMVKHASTQTEQASSAAEEQEGQPADGCNKTQKQLLELVKELEKERDRLLTANRSLQSRYAQLEAENRRLLKTGSPGSLYEIAPRFI from the exons GAGATCGCGGACTGAGGCCGCTGGTAGGATGGATTCCAGCACCCTCCCAGGAGCCAGCAAGATCTACCGGCGGAAGAGCCGACGCCATATGACCTGCCCCAACCCTCGAGAGATCAACCAGGCCTTGGCTTGCATCAGCCTGGGAGAACTGAACCGTTCTTGCACTCTGGAGGAGCTGATTGAGAAATGCCTTCGCTCCTTTGGTACTGTGGCTGGAG ATGTGGATGGGAACCTGTGCACCAGCGACTTCATGGTGAACATGACACTAACCGCTCATAGTTGGGTGGTCCCGTCTGCAGAGCTGGCTCGCCGTCTTTTGACTTTATATC AGGAATCGGCCCAGGACAAGAATCCTTCACGTCAACTGAGGATCTGCCACTTTGTCCG CTACTGGCTTGTGAACTATCCAGAGGCTTTTCACTTGGACCCTCACTTGGAGGAGGTGATCACAGAAATCTTGGAGGTGGTGAGGAACCAAGGCCCAGCAGGACACAACAACCTGCTCGATACATCCTGCAT GGTGAGTCACACCTGGAACCGTTCTCTCAGTTGCCAACACAGTCCTGCCGCTGGCAAGAAACGTAAAGTCTCTCTGCTGTTTGATCACCTGGATCCAGGTGAGCTAGCCGACCACCTCAGTTACCTGGAATTCAAGGCATTCTGCCGTCTCTCG TACTTGGATTTCCAGAATTACGTGCTGCGTGGATCTGTGCACGGAATCTCAGCCCTGGAACGCGCAATTACCTTGTTCAACAGCATCTCCCAGTGGGTGCAAGTGATGATCCTCAAGCGTCCCACAGCCCAGCAGCGAGCAGAAGTCTTCACCAAGTTCATCCATGTGACCCAG AAATTAAGGCAGCTGCAGAACTTCAATACGCTCATGGCAATTGTGGGAGGGCTTTGCCACACCACCATTGCTCGCCTAAAGGAGACCCATGCGCTTCTACCTTCCGAGGTCACCAAG GTGCTTGCTGAAATGACCGAATTGCTCTCGTCAAGTGGAAACTATGGGGCGTACCGTCGGGCTTACGCCGATTGCAAAGACTTCAAGATCCCCATTGTGGGAGTCCACCTCAAGGACCTGGTGACCTTGCACGAAGCCCTCCCGGACCGCGTAGAGGGCGGACGTCTCAACCTGAGCAAACTGCAGAGGCTCTACGAGCCGGTGTGGGAATTCCGGTTGCAGCAACGGGCTCAGCCGCCCTTCGAAGCCAACAAGGACCTGGTGCATCTGCTGACG CTCTCCTTGGACCTCTACTACTCGGAGGAGGAAATCTATGCCCTCTCGTACTCTCGTGAACCTCGCTCCCTCAAATTGCTG ccGTCCACCCAGTTCAAGCCCCCGGTGGTTGTGGAGTGGGCCCCCAGAGTAGCCAACAAGCCGGATCGTCTCGCCGTCAAAAGGCACATCCAGCAGATGGTGGAG TCCGTGTTCAAGAATTACGATCCTGACCAACGAGGTTGCATCTCTCAGGAAGATTTCAAGACCATTTCAATgagtttccctttctccttctacgGCCTGGAAAGAGAACG AGAAGGAACCTGGAATCGAGAAGACCTCTTGGAGTACTTCATGAGGGCCTGCGCCATCTTCTCCAAGCTGGGCCTGGTGGTCTTGCATGATTTCCAAGAGGTCACCTTTAAGAAACCCACCTTCTGCAACCACTGTGGTGGCTTT CTATGGGGAGTCTCCAAGCAAGGATACAGATGCAGGG ATTGTGCCATGATCTGTCACAAACACTGCAAGAACCACGTGGAGGTGGAGTGTCACACTCACcgcttcccttcttcctcctcctcctcctcagacaGCACGTCGCGCACCTCCACAGCCACGCTAGCTATGAGTCACCATCCCAGCTCTG GCTCAGAGGAAGACATGTTTCTCTTCCCACCAGGATGGGAACAGGGCAAGAGTCCTGTGGTCTCATTGTCCAGCAGTCCGGGCAGCCGGATGGTCAAACATGCCAGCACCCAGACTGAGCAGGCTAGCTCGGCAGCTGAGGAGCAGGAGGGACAGCCGGCAGATGGTTGCAACAAAACCCAGAAACAGCTCCTGGAACTGGTGAAGGAGCTGGAAAAG GAACGGGACAGGCTGCTGACCGCCAACCGGAGTCTCCAGAGCCGCTATGCGCAGCTGGAAGCCGAGAACAGACGGCTCCTGAAAACAGGCAGTCCGGGATCCCTCTACGAAATCGCGCCTCGGTTTATCTGA
- the RASGRP4 gene encoding RAS guanyl-releasing protein 4 isoform X2, with the protein MIRRESKRRSRTEAAGRMDSSTLPGASKIYRRKSRRHMTCPNPREINQALACISLGELNRSCTLEELIEKCLRSFDVDGNLCTSDFMVNMTLTAHSWVVPSAELARRLLTLYQESAQDKNPSRQLRICHFVRYWLVNYPEAFHLDPHLEEVITEILEVVRNQGPAGHNNLLDTSCMVSHTWNRSLSCQHSPAAGKKRKVSLLFDHLDPGELADHLSYLEFKAFCRLSYLDFQNYVLRGSVHGISALERAITLFNSISQWVQVMILKRPTAQQRAEVFTKFIHVTQKLRQLQNFNTLMAIVGGLCHTTIARLKETHALLPSEVTKVLAEMTELLSSSGNYGAYRRAYADCKDFKIPIVGVHLKDLVTLHEALPDRVEGGRLNLSKLQRLYEPVWEFRLQQRAQPPFEANKDLVHLLTLSLDLYYSEEEIYALSYSREPRSLKLLPSTQFKPPVVVEWAPRVANKPDRLAVKRHIQQMVESVFKNYDPDQRGCISQEDFKTISMSFPFSFYGLEREREGTWNREDLLEYFMRACAIFSKLGLVVLHDFQEVTFKKPTFCNHCGGFLWGVSKQGYRCRDCAMICHKHCKNHVEVECHTHRFPSSSSSSSDSTSRTSTATLAMSHHPSSGSEEDMFLFPPGWEQGKSPVVSLSSSPGSRMVKHASTQTEQASSAAEEQEGQPADGCNKTQKQLLELVKELEKERDRLLTANRSLQSRYAQLEAENRRLLKTGSPGSLYEIAPRFI; encoded by the exons GAGATCGCGGACTGAGGCCGCTGGTAGGATGGATTCCAGCACCCTCCCAGGAGCCAGCAAGATCTACCGGCGGAAGAGCCGACGCCATATGACCTGCCCCAACCCTCGAGAGATCAACCAGGCCTTGGCTTGCATCAGCCTGGGAGAACTGAACCGTTCTTGCACTCTGGAGGAGCTGATTGAGAAATGCCTTCGCTCCTTTG ATGTGGATGGGAACCTGTGCACCAGCGACTTCATGGTGAACATGACACTAACCGCTCATAGTTGGGTGGTCCCGTCTGCAGAGCTGGCTCGCCGTCTTTTGACTTTATATC AGGAATCGGCCCAGGACAAGAATCCTTCACGTCAACTGAGGATCTGCCACTTTGTCCG CTACTGGCTTGTGAACTATCCAGAGGCTTTTCACTTGGACCCTCACTTGGAGGAGGTGATCACAGAAATCTTGGAGGTGGTGAGGAACCAAGGCCCAGCAGGACACAACAACCTGCTCGATACATCCTGCAT GGTGAGTCACACCTGGAACCGTTCTCTCAGTTGCCAACACAGTCCTGCCGCTGGCAAGAAACGTAAAGTCTCTCTGCTGTTTGATCACCTGGATCCAGGTGAGCTAGCCGACCACCTCAGTTACCTGGAATTCAAGGCATTCTGCCGTCTCTCG TACTTGGATTTCCAGAATTACGTGCTGCGTGGATCTGTGCACGGAATCTCAGCCCTGGAACGCGCAATTACCTTGTTCAACAGCATCTCCCAGTGGGTGCAAGTGATGATCCTCAAGCGTCCCACAGCCCAGCAGCGAGCAGAAGTCTTCACCAAGTTCATCCATGTGACCCAG AAATTAAGGCAGCTGCAGAACTTCAATACGCTCATGGCAATTGTGGGAGGGCTTTGCCACACCACCATTGCTCGCCTAAAGGAGACCCATGCGCTTCTACCTTCCGAGGTCACCAAG GTGCTTGCTGAAATGACCGAATTGCTCTCGTCAAGTGGAAACTATGGGGCGTACCGTCGGGCTTACGCCGATTGCAAAGACTTCAAGATCCCCATTGTGGGAGTCCACCTCAAGGACCTGGTGACCTTGCACGAAGCCCTCCCGGACCGCGTAGAGGGCGGACGTCTCAACCTGAGCAAACTGCAGAGGCTCTACGAGCCGGTGTGGGAATTCCGGTTGCAGCAACGGGCTCAGCCGCCCTTCGAAGCCAACAAGGACCTGGTGCATCTGCTGACG CTCTCCTTGGACCTCTACTACTCGGAGGAGGAAATCTATGCCCTCTCGTACTCTCGTGAACCTCGCTCCCTCAAATTGCTG ccGTCCACCCAGTTCAAGCCCCCGGTGGTTGTGGAGTGGGCCCCCAGAGTAGCCAACAAGCCGGATCGTCTCGCCGTCAAAAGGCACATCCAGCAGATGGTGGAG TCCGTGTTCAAGAATTACGATCCTGACCAACGAGGTTGCATCTCTCAGGAAGATTTCAAGACCATTTCAATgagtttccctttctccttctacgGCCTGGAAAGAGAACG AGAAGGAACCTGGAATCGAGAAGACCTCTTGGAGTACTTCATGAGGGCCTGCGCCATCTTCTCCAAGCTGGGCCTGGTGGTCTTGCATGATTTCCAAGAGGTCACCTTTAAGAAACCCACCTTCTGCAACCACTGTGGTGGCTTT CTATGGGGAGTCTCCAAGCAAGGATACAGATGCAGGG ATTGTGCCATGATCTGTCACAAACACTGCAAGAACCACGTGGAGGTGGAGTGTCACACTCACcgcttcccttcttcctcctcctcctcctcagacaGCACGTCGCGCACCTCCACAGCCACGCTAGCTATGAGTCACCATCCCAGCTCTG GCTCAGAGGAAGACATGTTTCTCTTCCCACCAGGATGGGAACAGGGCAAGAGTCCTGTGGTCTCATTGTCCAGCAGTCCGGGCAGCCGGATGGTCAAACATGCCAGCACCCAGACTGAGCAGGCTAGCTCGGCAGCTGAGGAGCAGGAGGGACAGCCGGCAGATGGTTGCAACAAAACCCAGAAACAGCTCCTGGAACTGGTGAAGGAGCTGGAAAAG GAACGGGACAGGCTGCTGACCGCCAACCGGAGTCTCCAGAGCCGCTATGCGCAGCTGGAAGCCGAGAACAGACGGCTCCTGAAAACAGGCAGTCCGGGATCCCTCTACGAAATCGCGCCTCGGTTTATCTGA
- the RASGRP4 gene encoding RAS guanyl-releasing protein 4 isoform X5 — protein MIRRESKRYWLVNYPEAFHLDPHLEEVITEILEVVRNQGPAGHNNLLDTSCMVSHTWNRSLSCQHSPAAGKKRKVSLLFDHLDPGELADHLSYLEFKAFCRLSYLDFQNYVLRGSVHGISALERAITLFNSISQWVQVMILKRPTAQQRAEVFTKFIHVTQKLRQLQNFNTLMAIVGGLCHTTIARLKETHALLPSEVTKVLAEMTELLSSSGNYGAYRRAYADCKDFKIPIVGVHLKDLVTLHEALPDRVEGGRLNLSKLQRLYEPVWEFRLQQRAQPPFEANKDLVHLLTLSLDLYYSEEEIYALSYSREPRSLKLLPSTQFKPPVVVEWAPRVANKPDRLAVKRHIQQMVESVFKNYDPDQRGCISQEDFKTISMSFPFSFYGLEREREGTWNREDLLEYFMRACAIFSKLGLVVLHDFQEVTFKKPTFCNHCGGFLWGVSKQGYRCRDCAMICHKHCKNHVEVECHTHRFPSSSSSSSDSTSRTSTATLAMSHHPSSGSEEDMFLFPPGWEQGKSPVVSLSSSPGSRMVKHASTQTEQASSAAEEQEGQPADGCNKTQKQLLELVKELEKERDRLLTANRSLQSRYAQLEAENRRLLKTGSPGSLYEIAPRFI, from the exons CTACTGGCTTGTGAACTATCCAGAGGCTTTTCACTTGGACCCTCACTTGGAGGAGGTGATCACAGAAATCTTGGAGGTGGTGAGGAACCAAGGCCCAGCAGGACACAACAACCTGCTCGATACATCCTGCAT GGTGAGTCACACCTGGAACCGTTCTCTCAGTTGCCAACACAGTCCTGCCGCTGGCAAGAAACGTAAAGTCTCTCTGCTGTTTGATCACCTGGATCCAGGTGAGCTAGCCGACCACCTCAGTTACCTGGAATTCAAGGCATTCTGCCGTCTCTCG TACTTGGATTTCCAGAATTACGTGCTGCGTGGATCTGTGCACGGAATCTCAGCCCTGGAACGCGCAATTACCTTGTTCAACAGCATCTCCCAGTGGGTGCAAGTGATGATCCTCAAGCGTCCCACAGCCCAGCAGCGAGCAGAAGTCTTCACCAAGTTCATCCATGTGACCCAG AAATTAAGGCAGCTGCAGAACTTCAATACGCTCATGGCAATTGTGGGAGGGCTTTGCCACACCACCATTGCTCGCCTAAAGGAGACCCATGCGCTTCTACCTTCCGAGGTCACCAAG GTGCTTGCTGAAATGACCGAATTGCTCTCGTCAAGTGGAAACTATGGGGCGTACCGTCGGGCTTACGCCGATTGCAAAGACTTCAAGATCCCCATTGTGGGAGTCCACCTCAAGGACCTGGTGACCTTGCACGAAGCCCTCCCGGACCGCGTAGAGGGCGGACGTCTCAACCTGAGCAAACTGCAGAGGCTCTACGAGCCGGTGTGGGAATTCCGGTTGCAGCAACGGGCTCAGCCGCCCTTCGAAGCCAACAAGGACCTGGTGCATCTGCTGACG CTCTCCTTGGACCTCTACTACTCGGAGGAGGAAATCTATGCCCTCTCGTACTCTCGTGAACCTCGCTCCCTCAAATTGCTG ccGTCCACCCAGTTCAAGCCCCCGGTGGTTGTGGAGTGGGCCCCCAGAGTAGCCAACAAGCCGGATCGTCTCGCCGTCAAAAGGCACATCCAGCAGATGGTGGAG TCCGTGTTCAAGAATTACGATCCTGACCAACGAGGTTGCATCTCTCAGGAAGATTTCAAGACCATTTCAATgagtttccctttctccttctacgGCCTGGAAAGAGAACG AGAAGGAACCTGGAATCGAGAAGACCTCTTGGAGTACTTCATGAGGGCCTGCGCCATCTTCTCCAAGCTGGGCCTGGTGGTCTTGCATGATTTCCAAGAGGTCACCTTTAAGAAACCCACCTTCTGCAACCACTGTGGTGGCTTT CTATGGGGAGTCTCCAAGCAAGGATACAGATGCAGGG ATTGTGCCATGATCTGTCACAAACACTGCAAGAACCACGTGGAGGTGGAGTGTCACACTCACcgcttcccttcttcctcctcctcctcctcagacaGCACGTCGCGCACCTCCACAGCCACGCTAGCTATGAGTCACCATCCCAGCTCTG GCTCAGAGGAAGACATGTTTCTCTTCCCACCAGGATGGGAACAGGGCAAGAGTCCTGTGGTCTCATTGTCCAGCAGTCCGGGCAGCCGGATGGTCAAACATGCCAGCACCCAGACTGAGCAGGCTAGCTCGGCAGCTGAGGAGCAGGAGGGACAGCCGGCAGATGGTTGCAACAAAACCCAGAAACAGCTCCTGGAACTGGTGAAGGAGCTGGAAAAG GAACGGGACAGGCTGCTGACCGCCAACCGGAGTCTCCAGAGCCGCTATGCGCAGCTGGAAGCCGAGAACAGACGGCTCCTGAAAACAGGCAGTCCGGGATCCCTCTACGAAATCGCGCCTCGGTTTATCTGA
- the RASGRP4 gene encoding RAS guanyl-releasing protein 4 isoform X4 codes for MVNMTLTAHSWVVPSAELARRLLTLYQESAQDKNPSRQLRICHFVRYWLVNYPEAFHLDPHLEEVITEILEVVRNQGPAGHNNLLDTSCMVSHTWNRSLSCQHSPAAGKKRKVSLLFDHLDPGELADHLSYLEFKAFCRLSYLDFQNYVLRGSVHGISALERAITLFNSISQWVQVMILKRPTAQQRAEVFTKFIHVTQKLRQLQNFNTLMAIVGGLCHTTIARLKETHALLPSEVTKVLAEMTELLSSSGNYGAYRRAYADCKDFKIPIVGVHLKDLVTLHEALPDRVEGGRLNLSKLQRLYEPVWEFRLQQRAQPPFEANKDLVHLLTLSLDLYYSEEEIYALSYSREPRSLKLLPSTQFKPPVVVEWAPRVANKPDRLAVKRHIQQMVESVFKNYDPDQRGCISQEDFKTISMSFPFSFYGLEREREGTWNREDLLEYFMRACAIFSKLGLVVLHDFQEVTFKKPTFCNHCGGFLWGVSKQGYRCRDCAMICHKHCKNHVEVECHTHRFPSSSSSSSDSTSRTSTATLAMSHHPSSGSEEDMFLFPPGWEQGKSPVVSLSSSPGSRMVKHASTQTEQASSAAEEQEGQPADGCNKTQKQLLELVKELEKERDRLLTANRSLQSRYAQLEAENRRLLKTGSPGSLYEIAPRFI; via the exons ATGGTGAACATGACACTAACCGCTCATAGTTGGGTGGTCCCGTCTGCAGAGCTGGCTCGCCGTCTTTTGACTTTATATC AGGAATCGGCCCAGGACAAGAATCCTTCACGTCAACTGAGGATCTGCCACTTTGTCCG CTACTGGCTTGTGAACTATCCAGAGGCTTTTCACTTGGACCCTCACTTGGAGGAGGTGATCACAGAAATCTTGGAGGTGGTGAGGAACCAAGGCCCAGCAGGACACAACAACCTGCTCGATACATCCTGCAT GGTGAGTCACACCTGGAACCGTTCTCTCAGTTGCCAACACAGTCCTGCCGCTGGCAAGAAACGTAAAGTCTCTCTGCTGTTTGATCACCTGGATCCAGGTGAGCTAGCCGACCACCTCAGTTACCTGGAATTCAAGGCATTCTGCCGTCTCTCG TACTTGGATTTCCAGAATTACGTGCTGCGTGGATCTGTGCACGGAATCTCAGCCCTGGAACGCGCAATTACCTTGTTCAACAGCATCTCCCAGTGGGTGCAAGTGATGATCCTCAAGCGTCCCACAGCCCAGCAGCGAGCAGAAGTCTTCACCAAGTTCATCCATGTGACCCAG AAATTAAGGCAGCTGCAGAACTTCAATACGCTCATGGCAATTGTGGGAGGGCTTTGCCACACCACCATTGCTCGCCTAAAGGAGACCCATGCGCTTCTACCTTCCGAGGTCACCAAG GTGCTTGCTGAAATGACCGAATTGCTCTCGTCAAGTGGAAACTATGGGGCGTACCGTCGGGCTTACGCCGATTGCAAAGACTTCAAGATCCCCATTGTGGGAGTCCACCTCAAGGACCTGGTGACCTTGCACGAAGCCCTCCCGGACCGCGTAGAGGGCGGACGTCTCAACCTGAGCAAACTGCAGAGGCTCTACGAGCCGGTGTGGGAATTCCGGTTGCAGCAACGGGCTCAGCCGCCCTTCGAAGCCAACAAGGACCTGGTGCATCTGCTGACG CTCTCCTTGGACCTCTACTACTCGGAGGAGGAAATCTATGCCCTCTCGTACTCTCGTGAACCTCGCTCCCTCAAATTGCTG ccGTCCACCCAGTTCAAGCCCCCGGTGGTTGTGGAGTGGGCCCCCAGAGTAGCCAACAAGCCGGATCGTCTCGCCGTCAAAAGGCACATCCAGCAGATGGTGGAG TCCGTGTTCAAGAATTACGATCCTGACCAACGAGGTTGCATCTCTCAGGAAGATTTCAAGACCATTTCAATgagtttccctttctccttctacgGCCTGGAAAGAGAACG AGAAGGAACCTGGAATCGAGAAGACCTCTTGGAGTACTTCATGAGGGCCTGCGCCATCTTCTCCAAGCTGGGCCTGGTGGTCTTGCATGATTTCCAAGAGGTCACCTTTAAGAAACCCACCTTCTGCAACCACTGTGGTGGCTTT CTATGGGGAGTCTCCAAGCAAGGATACAGATGCAGGG ATTGTGCCATGATCTGTCACAAACACTGCAAGAACCACGTGGAGGTGGAGTGTCACACTCACcgcttcccttcttcctcctcctcctcctcagacaGCACGTCGCGCACCTCCACAGCCACGCTAGCTATGAGTCACCATCCCAGCTCTG GCTCAGAGGAAGACATGTTTCTCTTCCCACCAGGATGGGAACAGGGCAAGAGTCCTGTGGTCTCATTGTCCAGCAGTCCGGGCAGCCGGATGGTCAAACATGCCAGCACCCAGACTGAGCAGGCTAGCTCGGCAGCTGAGGAGCAGGAGGGACAGCCGGCAGATGGTTGCAACAAAACCCAGAAACAGCTCCTGGAACTGGTGAAGGAGCTGGAAAAG GAACGGGACAGGCTGCTGACCGCCAACCGGAGTCTCCAGAGCCGCTATGCGCAGCTGGAAGCCGAGAACAGACGGCTCCTGAAAACAGGCAGTCCGGGATCCCTCTACGAAATCGCGCCTCGGTTTATCTGA
- the RASGRP4 gene encoding RAS guanyl-releasing protein 4 isoform X3 — MDSSTLPGASKIYRRKSRRHMTCPNPREINQALACISLGELNRSCTLEELIEKCLRSFGTVAGDVDGNLCTSDFMVNMTLTAHSWVVPSAELARRLLTLYQESAQDKNPSRQLRICHFVRYWLVNYPEAFHLDPHLEEVITEILEVVRNQGPAGHNNLLDTSCMVSHTWNRSLSCQHSPAAGKKRKVSLLFDHLDPGELADHLSYLEFKAFCRLSYLDFQNYVLRGSVHGISALERAITLFNSISQWVQVMILKRPTAQQRAEVFTKFIHVTQKLRQLQNFNTLMAIVGGLCHTTIARLKETHALLPSEVTKVLAEMTELLSSSGNYGAYRRAYADCKDFKIPIVGVHLKDLVTLHEALPDRVEGGRLNLSKLQRLYEPVWEFRLQQRAQPPFEANKDLVHLLTLSLDLYYSEEEIYALSYSREPRSLKLLPSTQFKPPVVVEWAPRVANKPDRLAVKRHIQQMVESVFKNYDPDQRGCISQEDFKTISMSFPFSFYGLEREREGTWNREDLLEYFMRACAIFSKLGLVVLHDFQEVTFKKPTFCNHCGGFLWGVSKQGYRCRDCAMICHKHCKNHVEVECHTHRFPSSSSSSSDSTSRTSTATLAMSHHPSSGSEEDMFLFPPGWEQGKSPVVSLSSSPGSRMVKHASTQTEQASSAAEEQEGQPADGCNKTQKQLLELVKELEKERDRLLTANRSLQSRYAQLEAENRRLLKTGSPGSLYEIAPRFI, encoded by the exons ATGGATTCCAGCACCCTCCCAGGAGCCAGCAAGATCTACCGGCGGAAGAGCCGACGCCATATGACCTGCCCCAACCCTCGAGAGATCAACCAGGCCTTGGCTTGCATCAGCCTGGGAGAACTGAACCGTTCTTGCACTCTGGAGGAGCTGATTGAGAAATGCCTTCGCTCCTTTGGTACTGTGGCTGGAG ATGTGGATGGGAACCTGTGCACCAGCGACTTCATGGTGAACATGACACTAACCGCTCATAGTTGGGTGGTCCCGTCTGCAGAGCTGGCTCGCCGTCTTTTGACTTTATATC AGGAATCGGCCCAGGACAAGAATCCTTCACGTCAACTGAGGATCTGCCACTTTGTCCG CTACTGGCTTGTGAACTATCCAGAGGCTTTTCACTTGGACCCTCACTTGGAGGAGGTGATCACAGAAATCTTGGAGGTGGTGAGGAACCAAGGCCCAGCAGGACACAACAACCTGCTCGATACATCCTGCAT GGTGAGTCACACCTGGAACCGTTCTCTCAGTTGCCAACACAGTCCTGCCGCTGGCAAGAAACGTAAAGTCTCTCTGCTGTTTGATCACCTGGATCCAGGTGAGCTAGCCGACCACCTCAGTTACCTGGAATTCAAGGCATTCTGCCGTCTCTCG TACTTGGATTTCCAGAATTACGTGCTGCGTGGATCTGTGCACGGAATCTCAGCCCTGGAACGCGCAATTACCTTGTTCAACAGCATCTCCCAGTGGGTGCAAGTGATGATCCTCAAGCGTCCCACAGCCCAGCAGCGAGCAGAAGTCTTCACCAAGTTCATCCATGTGACCCAG AAATTAAGGCAGCTGCAGAACTTCAATACGCTCATGGCAATTGTGGGAGGGCTTTGCCACACCACCATTGCTCGCCTAAAGGAGACCCATGCGCTTCTACCTTCCGAGGTCACCAAG GTGCTTGCTGAAATGACCGAATTGCTCTCGTCAAGTGGAAACTATGGGGCGTACCGTCGGGCTTACGCCGATTGCAAAGACTTCAAGATCCCCATTGTGGGAGTCCACCTCAAGGACCTGGTGACCTTGCACGAAGCCCTCCCGGACCGCGTAGAGGGCGGACGTCTCAACCTGAGCAAACTGCAGAGGCTCTACGAGCCGGTGTGGGAATTCCGGTTGCAGCAACGGGCTCAGCCGCCCTTCGAAGCCAACAAGGACCTGGTGCATCTGCTGACG CTCTCCTTGGACCTCTACTACTCGGAGGAGGAAATCTATGCCCTCTCGTACTCTCGTGAACCTCGCTCCCTCAAATTGCTG ccGTCCACCCAGTTCAAGCCCCCGGTGGTTGTGGAGTGGGCCCCCAGAGTAGCCAACAAGCCGGATCGTCTCGCCGTCAAAAGGCACATCCAGCAGATGGTGGAG TCCGTGTTCAAGAATTACGATCCTGACCAACGAGGTTGCATCTCTCAGGAAGATTTCAAGACCATTTCAATgagtttccctttctccttctacgGCCTGGAAAGAGAACG AGAAGGAACCTGGAATCGAGAAGACCTCTTGGAGTACTTCATGAGGGCCTGCGCCATCTTCTCCAAGCTGGGCCTGGTGGTCTTGCATGATTTCCAAGAGGTCACCTTTAAGAAACCCACCTTCTGCAACCACTGTGGTGGCTTT CTATGGGGAGTCTCCAAGCAAGGATACAGATGCAGGG ATTGTGCCATGATCTGTCACAAACACTGCAAGAACCACGTGGAGGTGGAGTGTCACACTCACcgcttcccttcttcctcctcctcctcctcagacaGCACGTCGCGCACCTCCACAGCCACGCTAGCTATGAGTCACCATCCCAGCTCTG GCTCAGAGGAAGACATGTTTCTCTTCCCACCAGGATGGGAACAGGGCAAGAGTCCTGTGGTCTCATTGTCCAGCAGTCCGGGCAGCCGGATGGTCAAACATGCCAGCACCCAGACTGAGCAGGCTAGCTCGGCAGCTGAGGAGCAGGAGGGACAGCCGGCAGATGGTTGCAACAAAACCCAGAAACAGCTCCTGGAACTGGTGAAGGAGCTGGAAAAG GAACGGGACAGGCTGCTGACCGCCAACCGGAGTCTCCAGAGCCGCTATGCGCAGCTGGAAGCCGAGAACAGACGGCTCCTGAAAACAGGCAGTCCGGGATCCCTCTACGAAATCGCGCCTCGGTTTATCTGA